The segment AACAGAGTAAGAGGATTTGTATAAAAGACAATTTATTTCCTTGGGAAGGggcacagggagcagaggaTGGGTAGAGGGGGCAGGTAACGAACCCCAGTAACAAGGACAGGACTCGGGGTGACTTCTCTTTATTCTCCCCCGTCCCCTGGGCTGTGGGAGGGGGGTGATACCTACACCAAATTAAATTCCCGAGGCTGCGTCTCCCCCCGGGCAGCTGCCCCGAGCCCAGCGCCCTCCCGCAGCCGGGACGGGCAGAGGTCGCTCCCTACGGATTTGCAGTTTTCTGGTCTCTTTGCTGCCAGCCCCGGCGTGGGTTTGCCAGCCGGGTCTGCCGCGGTGCCGGTGCCTCCTCAGTAGACGGGTCCCTTGACGGCCCCCGGCTCCGTCAGGCGTGCGGCAGCGTACGCCGAGGCTCCCAGGCAGGCGGCCGGCTCGCAAAAACCTGGCAAGCCGGTGGGACCGGGCAAGCCCGGCCGGCCAGCCTCTCCCGGGGAGCCCGGCACGCCACGCTCCCCAGCTTTGCCATCGAGCGCGTGGCCGGGGATGCCGGGGAGACCTGCAACAGGAGCGTGGCCATCAGCGGGTACGTGCGTGCTGCGTTTGTGGGTGCTGAGCCCAGCCTTTGCCGGAGCAGGGACCGGGGCGTGGGAAACGGTGCCGGTGAGGATTGGGGATGCGTTAGCAGAGCGGCGCGGTGAGTGAGCGATACCGAGGGGCCAGGAGGCGGCAAAGGGTGCTGCCTCCGGCTTGTGAAGTTGGAGGTTTGCGCAATGAATCTGTGCGGGTTTGCAAGGATGGGCCAGAAGGTCCCAAGCCGCTGCTGGGTGCGTCATCACCAAGGGGCATGGGGGCTGCGGGGACCTGCCACTGCCTGCCCTGTCTGTGTCGAGGGTAGAGGGACTTACCTGGGATCCCCGGGGGACCCGGCATGCCTGGGTGGCCGCGACCAGCTTCTCCTCGCTCGCCCTTCTCACCTCGCTTTCCTGCGGGGAAAGGAACGGGGGAACAGCTTGCTGGGGCCGCAGCGGGAAACGCGGTcccgggaggggagggggccgCCCCTGCCCAGGGACTGAGGCAAGGGACAAGtgtggcaggaggaggcagggtcAGCCCCGAGGAGGATTTCTGCCCGTCACGGTGTGGGTATGGCCACCCACCGCCTACCTTTAGGTCCTATGTTGCCGAtctgcccagcagcacccaggatGCCGGGAACACCTCGAGGTCCCATGGGTCCGTGCGGACCCTGTTCACCAGGTGGCCCTGGGGGACCGGGGGGTCCAGGGGGTCCCATGGCACCGACTCCACCCAGGGCTGCTCTCTTGGCGCTGACCGCCACCTCCGCCAGCTGCTCTGTAGGGCAGAGAGAGGCCGGTGTGGGACGGGACGCGGTGCCAGCCACCCGGCCGGAGGTGCCTCGCTCACCCCCTCACCTTGCAGCATCTTCAGGACCACGTCAACGATGTGCTGGTCCCCAGCGTCCCGGCCCTGCCAGCGGTGAGAAGAGGGACATGCTGTAAAGGGAGATCACTCCTTCTGTCCGTATCTGCACCCCCAGAGCtggtcccatcctgccccctcccgcccccccggTCCAGAGCACCTCCCCACACCTGATGCCACCTTCCCAACCCTTTTTGTTTCCCATCTGGTCCCAGTACcagtgctgcagccccagctcacGCCATGCCCCACCATGCTGCAACCTCCTCTTGGCACTAACTTTCTGCAGCCCCGTTTCACAAGCCTAAAGGAGGCTTATACAGAAAAATTCCGTGCCCTGGACGGGCCATAAAGATACATATTGGAGCTAAACCTGCTGCTGGTGCTATATACagtgagaaataaagaattCTTCTTTTCTAGAGAGGTGGGAACCCAGCTCAGCCCTCTTGGAGAGCTCATGGGGGAGCGCTAGCAGGTCCCGAGCGGAACGGCAGCCGTTTCCCAGAGGAATTGTTTGGTAAGAAAAGGTCGGGGGCAATTCAGCTGCGGAGCTGAACAAGCCGATGGTGGCAGCCCCCAGGTCACCACCTACGCGGTGCAGGAGGTGAGAAGGGgatgtggggtgctgggggtacTCACCGCTACACCCCGCTGGCCGGGCATCCCTGGCACGCCGCGCTCCCCAACGAGTCCTCGTGGGCCGGGGGGTCCCGGGTAGCCTCGCACGCCGGGTGCGCCTGCATCCCCCGAGGGGCCGGGGAAGCCGAGCTCACCCTGGATACCTTGCTGCCGTGGGGATGGAGAGCGGTGTCAGGATCAGGGAGCTCAGCCCCATCCTGAGCACAAGGGCTGCACCCTGAGACCCCAAGGACTTCCAATACCAACTGCTGCAGCTGGGTTCTGAGCCCAAAACAGGGTCTGAACCCGATTCCAGGGCTGAACATGGTCACTGAAGCCCATCTCCAGTGAAAACGCTTTCTTGGGTGACCAGCGTGCCGCATGCAGCAGCTCCGTGGAGCACCGCTGCCTTTGTCAGGAGGATCGCCTCCAGCTGAGGGTCCCGCAGAGCCACCCAGCGCGGAGCTGCAGGGAGCCCCTCGCTCCCAACCCCCCGGTCACTCACCTGTCCCTTCGGCCCCGGCTCGCCTGATTCACCCTGGGGACAGAGGACACAAGAAATGTGATGGGGAGACAGCACGAATTTGGAGCTGCAGCTGCGGGGGAGGCACAGGTACCCCCCCGAGCGCCCCGCGGCTGTGCTGGGGTGCAATGCTGCGGTGCCCGGGGCCAGGCCAGGCAGGAGACCCCAGCAGGGGCAGGGACCCACATCCAGCCCACGTTCTTCCACCCCACCCCAGGAACCATCTGCAGGGACCCACCTTCTCTCCTTTCAGCCCTGCGAGGCCGTGAACACCGGGGTCTCCCTAGAAGAAAGGCAAGGAGAGATGCGACCCTTCACCACCAGCACCCGCCTCCCCCGCAGCCGCTTTAACCCCCCTTTCCAACTGCTGCGCCCGACCGGGATGCTGGGGGTATCGACGGAGAAGGCGCCTGGTGCCAGTGGGTGTCAGCCCCCTCCAGAGATGGGTGCCAACTCTGTTAAACACAGGTGTCTGATTCCCCACCGATCCCCCAGCCCAGGCAAGAGGGTGCTGTACTCACGGTACTGCCTCTGGGGCCAGTTTTCCCTGGGGAGccctggagaaaggagaggggggGGGATCAGCTCAGCGCAGCTTCCCTGAGCCGGACCCCAGAGCAGCCCAACCCTGCACCCAGGAGCACTCGCCTTGTCTCCTTTGACTCCCGGCAAGCCTTGGGGTCCTGGGATCCCCGGCGGACCCTGCTCACCCTTGGGCCCCTGGAGATCAAggtaaggggggaaaaagagaaaaatgagtgaGAAGAGCCCGTGGGAAGACCCTCCTCCCCCATTGGAGCATCCTCTCCAAGGAAAGGAGATGCACGGGCAGTTCCCCATCGCctccagcagctcaggctgCCCCACAGCATCCCAACCTGCCCCGAATCCGGCCTTTGTGGGGCCCAGGGCAGAAAGTGATGGAGGAGCTTCCCCTCCACCGATGTAGAGGGGGGCTTCACCAGGGACAGGGCCCTGGCCCCCAGGAAGCCAGAGGGACAAAAGTCACTTTTTGGCCATTTTTCCACCCGGGGAAAGGTTCCAAGGGGGGCCGGGCAGCCTCCCTGCTCTCACCGGGCTGGGAGGAAATTCTTCTCCCGGCTGGGGCTGCAAACCCAGCGCGGCCCCGGGACCACTAATCCCCAAGCTATTTGCCCGTTGGCTAATCCCTCACCCGGCAGCCAGGCACAGCGGGACGGGGCGCGTGACCGACCCAAATGAGAGGTCCGTGCAGGCGGTGCCAGCTGTGCCCccgtccctcctccccagcGCACACCCGGGGCTGAGCATCCCCAGGCCATGCCGAGGCGAAGCCCGTTTCCCGGCCCGGCTGCGGGCACGACTCACCGCTTTCCCCTGCTCGCCGGGGGGGCCCACGAGGCCGCGCTCACCCCGGTCGCCCTGCGGAGACCCGGGAAGAGAGAAGGGTCAGGGGCACCTCCCGGCACCACCGCAAACCCTGCGGAGCCCCGGACTCACCTTCATCCCGGGGACGCCCTGCGGTCCCTGCTCACCTCGAGGTCCAGGTTCACCctaagaggggggaaaaaaaaataaaaaccagaccAGCTGCCTCTCTGTCGCATTCACATGCCATCATCTGCCCTTCATCCTTCCCCGAGGGACGCGTGGCCCCGTCCTCGTCCCCTGCAGCCACGCGAAGGGCTGCCGCTGCACCGGGTGGCCAAGGAGGTGCTGGGCACAGGGCGGGAGAAGCGGCCCCAAGGGCTTCCCCGGGAGGGAGCTGCTGCgggggcagaggaagaggagggttttggggggggggtgtgtgtgtaaagTGCCcaactctgctttctgtttgacagcaaatagggaaaaaagaacaagagagaGCGCGTGACCCCCAGGCTGTGCCCGGGAGGAACATGGTGACATCGCTGTACTTACCATCTGCCCCGGGGCACCGGTGACGCCAGGCTGGCCCCGAGCACCCACTTCGCCCTGCGAACAGGAGACAGAGGCGGTTCGGGGACAGCACAGACAGGGGAGGGCACGGCATGGGGACAAGGCTGCGCGCTCAGGGATGGAGCGTGGAGGCTGCCGCAGCGCCGTGCGGggtgagcggggctggggggggacacattGCGGTACGAGGGGTGACCCAGACCCACCTTATCTCCTGGGCCACCTTTGCTTCCTGGCTGGCCCGGCAAGCCCTGCAGAAACAAAGCCGGGATCAAACCCTGTGCACAGCACCGCAGGCGGCGACCCTGCCGGGTCCCCGTGCCCGgaggcagcatccctgctgggTGCTGGCCCTGCACCCTGGCACAACCCAGGGATGGGGGTCCCACCCCACAGGTAATGGGGTACCAGCCTGGGCGGGGGGATCCCACGCTCCCATACTCACAGCTTGTCCCCGGTGTCCCGGCAGCCCTGGGCGACCAGCCTGTCCCACGCCACCCTGCAAGGGACAGAGAGGCTGTTACCGCACGGCGGCGAAGGGTGCAGAAATGGGGTGTCCACAGGTGGAACAAGGGAGTCCCAGCCAAAGGGGGACACTGTCCTTGACCCTGCAGGGACAGCCACCTTCCACCAGTCAGGAGATGCCACATCAAGAGCCAGGACTGTATGCCATTTGCCATCCCCATCATTTCCAGCAAGCGCTGGTACGAGGGCAGCGTGTGCCTGTTCCACGCTGCCGGCacaggcagcacccagcagcccctgcccgcgGCAGCTCACCTTCACGCCTGGGATACCCGGGGTGCCGTCTTTGCCATCGATGCCCGGGAGACCCTGCAAGACGGGGAAGAGTCACTCGGTCTGACACCTCTGAGAGGGACTGAAAGGCTCTTGGTGGGGGCAAAAAAaggctgggaagggaaaggaaagctcCAGCCCTGCATGGAGCAGggctcccagcacagccaggcacccccagccctgcgctgAGCCGGGCTGCAAGGACGCAGCGTGGCCCCAAACAGGACAGAGAAGGACGGAGAGGTCTTCTCCTTGCAAGGGGCTCAGCACTAGGTGTGGGCACGGGTACCGCTGGCTGTACTTACATTCTCTCCCTTGGGGCCGATGTCTCCTTGGGGCCCCCTGATGCCACGGCCACCCTAGAGCAGGAGAGAGCAAGCATTGTTTGAGCTCTTGGTGCGGGGAatggagctgggagaaggaggagatgcCCTTCGAGGGCACCCCGGGCAGAGCCCCTCTCCGTGCCGGGGAGTGGGGCCaagctggggaaaaggaggcatTGACATCGCACGGAGCATGGCACTGGCCTCCCCGCACGGGCAGGTTACCTACCAgatctcccttctccccagggtCCCCAGGTGGTCCTTTGGGGCCTTCCCTGCCCTGGAGGGGAGAAAGACGGGGGCTGAGCAGCAAAGCATGGGGTCCCCTGCCCGTCCTGCAGCCCCCGGGGACGAGGGAGGGCACTCACCGGCCGCCCAGCTGCTCCGATGGTTCCAACCATCCCCTTGTAACCAGCAGGACCCTGCAGAGAGAACACGGGGGGGGGTCAATTCCTCCCATCCCAACCTCAGCCCGCAGCCAGGTCTGACCCCAGTAGCAGGAGGCAGCGCACAGCTCCGCAGGACGGCCCACCAGCCACGTTAGCGATGCTCCGGGGAAGCAGCCTCCAGCCTGGGAAGCATCGCCACGGCTCAGCCCCGGGGAGCTGGTGCCCCTGACCCCAGAGCCAGGCACGGCCGCCCCTGCGTCCCACCGGCACTTACCGTCTCGCCCTTGGGTCCTGCCATCCCCGGGTAACCCCTCAGGCCCTGCGGTCCCTGCGGGGAAGGAAACAACAGCCGGCTTAGCTGGAAACggccccaggagcagcccaggGGGGAGCCGcaattaaagcaaaagccgGTACTGGAAATCAGCCGGTTTTGCCAAACGCGAGGTATTTCAGTCCCGCCGCTCGCTCCTCATTCTGCAGCCCCCCACCAGGCGcttttccagctgtcagttCGATAACAGCAACGGCCCCAAACTGGTGCTGCTTCCCCCACCAAAGCTCTTGGCTTCAAAGCGGTTTTGCCCTTTCCTGGACTGAAGGGCTCAGCCCGTTAAttacttttcatcttcaaagtgcTCGGCAAGCTCAAACAGCTTTAATCCGCACGTCCCCGTGGTGAGCTGGGCACCGCAGCCCCCGATCAAGTGGGGTAAGGGGGGGCTCGATGTACATGAGCAATTCGTCCCCAGCCGCTGAGTTAGTCACGTTAACGTGCACTAACCACCGAGGTGCCCGGGCCAGCACGGACCGTGGAGGTCTCCATCGGGATGCGGCTTGGCCACCCTCCTGGCAGCGGCTCCgtggctgggaggagggagatggaTGGGACGAAGGTTTCACTCCGGTCCCAGCGGTGGGTCCCCGGGAGCAGGGACACACTGACGTCCCGTCCCTGGTGTCCAGGGCCAAGCACAAACCAgccgccccccagcccctggggcaCCCGGGGGGcagagcagcaaagagaaatgaatgTGTTACCGGAGGGCCTGGGACGCCTTGTTCTCCGGAGACGCCAACGTCACCCTTGGGGCcctggggagggatggagaggagagaggTGAGTGTTGGGGTGCAGCGGGGGTCAAACCACCCTGGGGATCCAAAACCCCCTCACCTGGGACCTGGCAGGGGATGGGGATAggtgggggtccccagggagccACCGTGGGAAGACCACCCTTCCACCCTCCGTTTCCCAGCCCCGgatctccctcctccctctccctcctctttctttccttccccctttctctccccagACCCGCTGCCCTCCggtccagccccagctgccccagAGGCGGGCACGCCTGGCTCCTTCTGGGAAGCTGCCGGAGAGCTCACtcacctgcctgccctgcctgccggGCTCCCCGAGGGCACCGGGACGGCCTCTGTGTCCCTAAGGGTGAAGAGGAAGATCATGAGCAtccctgggcagagcagcagggtcGGGGCAGAGTCCTGATGGCCACGTCACCTGGAGCCACCCAGGCCACAACATcccaccccggggtgcccgCTGGTGACGTGGCGGGGCTCAGTATCCCGCTGGTGACGTGGTGGGGCTCAGTATCCCGCTGGTGATGTGGtggggctcagcaccccacAGCTGTGAGGGTGTGTGGTCGGATGCCCACTGGGTTTAACCCTCCGGGATTTGCAGCGGAGGAGCTGGGCAGCGGCACGGCTGGAGCTGGGGCTTTGGCACAGGGTGTCACCCCCCACgaaggggctggcaggagctggggagccACTGGGGACCTCTCCCACAGCGCCTTTTCCCCCAGGGCTCTCTGTGCATGCATGTCCTCATGGtcccagaggagcagagcagctcccgAGCTCCCCGTGCCTCCAGACCGGGGAAGGCTCCTCCACTCAGGCACAGCATGCTGGAGGAGGTGGTCCCTGTTCGCTCCCTGGCAGCTCCAGGGTTCCCTCACCTTCAGTCCCTGCAGTCCCTGGGGACCCTTGGGACCTGGCGGGCAGGTGGTGGGGCActggtggggaagaagaaacacaggTTGAGTCGGGGAAGGTCCCGGATGCTGCAGAGGAGCCGTGCTGGGAAGGACGGGCTCCCACGCTGCGCAGTGACCCAGGGGACCCACCGCTCGCAGCATCGTTTCGGCTGGGACTCTGCTCCCCCCGCCAACTCTATGGGCCCCCAGTTACCAAACTACACTGGTGGCTGTACTTCAGGCCAGGGCAGCACAGGCTCTTCCAGGTGCCGTTACCCTGCGAAGGCCTGCTGAAGGGACAGGGGAAGGGCGGCTCTCACCAAGAAATCCGCGCTGCCTTCCAGTCCTTGGATGTGTCCTGGGGggccctggagggaaggagacCATCAGCATCCCCGGTTTAATATCAGCACGATTTTACAGGGGGGGTGAACGTTACacctgggagggagaggagcaagGCACGGAGTGGGAGGTGCGTGCCAGAGCCCCAGTCCTGGCCCCAAACCTTgggctgaggggctgggggacTTTTTCCCTCCTGCAGAAAATGCTGATGATTGGGGAGATACTCACGGGTTTCCCTGGAGGGCCTGGGGGACCTCGCGGGCCATCGGGTCCAGGGTCACCctaggaaaaaacaaccccaggAAAGGAGATTTAGgggtggggaggcagcaggTACCGCTGGAGCCAGGGTGGAGAGGTGTGATGAAGCACCAGAGACCCAGGCTGTCACACTCAGGCATCCCCCAGCCAtgagctgggaggggatggaCGGTGCTGGGGGACCCGGCTGCAGGGCACAGGGTCCATCACCCCTCCGTCCCCACCGTAGGACCTTGCTCGCCCATATTACAGGGTCGTCCCCGTTTACCCCAGGAGCCCCGAAGTGCGGAGAAGCGGATGCTGGCGTGAGGAGGGGAGGTTTTCCCACATCCCCTTCTGATCCCTCACCTTGGGTCCCAGTGCTCCGATCTCTCCAGGAAGCCCAACCTGGCCTGGAAGCCCCTTAAGGAGAAGAGAGACATTCACTGAGTGAGAGAGACCGAGCCCTGAGAGCCCCCCTTTGGGGGTGCTGAGATGTGAGCTCTTCCAGCGCAACCCGGAGCGGGGTCCCGGCCACCCACAGCCCCACAAGTGCAGCACTTACGGGTGGTCCTGGCAGCGAAGGGCCCtgcaacaagaagaaaaagacagttgGTCGAAATTCTCCAAACCCCCCTGAAACCACCAGCATCCCTGCCCTGAGCAGGGCAATGCCCACGCCACCACCAAGGATGTGGATGGGGGGGGCTAAGGCTGGACCCCCGCTCTGCTCCCACCCCACTTGTGGGTGCTCAGGGAGTGGGTGCCGGAGCCAGGAGCGGGCGCATCACCGGTGGCCGCGGGAGAGGCAGATACTCACGGGGAGCCCCGGTGGCCCTGGGAGTCCGGGCTGGCCCTGCCGGGACAGAAGGGGAGAGTCAGGAGCCAAAACGGGAGGGTCTGGCCCCATCAAGCCCCGCTCCGCTGCTGCGTGAACTCCCAAAATTCACCCGCCCCGGACCCAGCCTCAGTGCCCGCTCGTTGCCAAATACTCCATCACCCAATTCCTGCATCCGCGCATTCCCTCCGTGGCGACGGAGCTGGTCCCAGCCTGGCCAGGCCCCGCGGGCTCCAGGAGGGGAAGGCGGGAGCCCGGAGCAGCTGCCCCGGAGCAGCCCCTCACTCACTTTAATTCCTGGCCCACCGATGGGCCCTGGCTCCCCTTTCGCTCCCGTCAGGCCCTGCAAGAGGAGAGATGGTGGGAGGTTATTGCCAGCAtttctgctctccagccccGTGGTTTTGCTGCGGCTCTTTCCATCACGAGGGGCTGAGGGTTATTGGTGGGGAATTCGTGCTTGTGGCTGCTGCGCACATCACGCAGCAAACCCGGAGATGCAGCTGGTGCCTGGACCCCAGCCCCAACGGCACAGAGCGCCTTGCAGCCATGTTCCACAGCCCCCGCGAGTCCCCGGGGCTCGGCAGGGACCCTGGCACCGCAGGGCACGTCCAGCACACCCAGCCCCGGCAGAGGCATGGGGGGGGCTTGGTCTGTCCGTGATCCCGCTTGTACCAGCTCCGGGTCGCTCCCTGGCTCCCCCGTCCCCCGCTCCAGCACAGGCGAGGGCTGCGCCTGTGCCGGGGTTTGGATCCCTGCGGCTGATGGCTTGAGCTTCACCCACGGGCTAAATCCTGCACGCTGCTGGGCACACGGGGACGGCGTGGGTGGAGAGTCCCTCGCTCAGCCCAGCTCCGCTCAGCATCCGTATTCAAAGGAGCTGAACTCTTCTGCAGGCCCGTTAGCCTGGATGAATAATGCATGCTTGTAATGACAGTTATTATTCTATTCATTTATTATTGAAGAAGAAACCCCAAAAGGTTTATGAAGCACCGTCCAGAGACACAAAAGCGCAGCCTGTAGTTTGGGTTTCCTTCTGATGAGCGGGTGAATC is part of the Balearica regulorum gibbericeps isolate bBalReg1 chromosome 22, bBalReg1.pri, whole genome shotgun sequence genome and harbors:
- the COL9A2 gene encoding collagen alpha-2(IX) chain, giving the protein MAGCSPVLQLWLLLQAACLCLAQIRGPPGEPGPRGPPGPPGVPGADGIDGDKGSAGAPGSPGAKGEPGAPGPDGPPGKPGIDGLTGAKGEPGPIGGPGIKGQPGLPGPPGLPGPSLPGPPGLPGQVGLPGEIGALGPKGDPGPDGPRGPPGPPGKPGPPGHIQGLEGSADFLCPTTCPPGPKGPQGLQGLKGHRGRPGALGEPGRQGRQGPKGDVGVSGEQGVPGPPGPQGLRGYPGMAGPKGETGPAGYKGMVGTIGAAGRPGREGPKGPPGDPGEKGDLGGRGIRGPQGDIGPKGENGLPGIDGKDGTPGIPGVKGGVGQAGRPGLPGHRGQAGLPGQPGSKGGPGDKGEVGARGQPGVTGAPGQMGEPGPRGEQGPQGVPGMKGDRGERGLVGPPGEQGKAGPKGEQGPPGIPGPQGLPGVKGDKGSPGKTGPRGSTGDPGVHGLAGLKGEKGESGEPGPKGQQGIQGELGFPGPSGDAGAPGVRGYPGPPGPRGLVGERGVPGMPGQRGVAGRDAGDQHIVDVVLKMLQEQLAEVAVSAKRAALGGVGAMGPPGPPGPPGPPGEQGPHGPMGPRGVPGILGAAGQIGNIGPKGKRGEKGERGEAGRGHPGMPGPPGIPGLPGIPGHALDGKAGERGVPGSPGEAGRPGLPGPTGLPGFCEPAACLGASAYAAARLTEPGAVKGPVY